In Phaeobacter inhibens DSM 16374, the following proteins share a genomic window:
- a CDS encoding LuxR C-terminal-related transcriptional regulator: MTAQPPQTHPSPETLDQLFANRDLMRLAYDFLPVGIVVTENRVLRDCNRRFCEIFGYPRAELLDQLFAFLYPSEEEFLNLRSRGDDTLGTGAPYWDERVMRRKDGSLFWVRVRGHSFTPEDPLARAVWSFADLSRSRPYQPLTRREREVYSLLCEGKTSKEIARSLGLSYRTVEVHRARLLKKMGVSNTAALFSSLGDIDGDHVVGSAEP, encoded by the coding sequence ATGACGGCCCAGCCCCCGCAGACCCATCCCAGCCCCGAAACACTTGATCAGCTCTTTGCCAATCGTGATTTGATGCGGCTGGCCTATGACTTCCTGCCGGTCGGAATCGTCGTCACAGAAAACCGGGTGCTCAGGGACTGCAACCGGCGGTTTTGCGAAATCTTCGGCTATCCCCGCGCGGAACTTCTCGACCAGCTGTTTGCCTTTCTCTACCCCTCTGAGGAGGAGTTTTTGAACCTCCGCAGCCGCGGTGACGATACTTTGGGCACAGGGGCCCCCTATTGGGATGAACGGGTCATGCGGCGCAAGGATGGCAGCCTGTTCTGGGTGCGGGTGCGTGGCCACAGTTTCACCCCTGAGGATCCGCTGGCGCGCGCGGTCTGGAGCTTCGCTGACCTATCACGCTCACGCCCTTATCAGCCGCTAACCCGGCGCGAACGGGAAGTTTACTCCCTGCTCTGCGAGGGCAAGACCAGCAAGGAAATCGCCCGAAGCCTCGGTCTGAGCTATCGCACAGTGGAGGTCCACCGGGCGCGGTTGCTGAAAAAGATGGGGGTCAGCAATACTGCCGCACTGTTCTCCTCGCTTGGCGATATCGATGGGGACCATGTGGTTGGCAGCGCCGAGCCTTGA
- a CDS encoding lysoplasmalogenase, whose translation MPDFGSSPVGDVLILAAALSALLYLGLTARPPTALRSVTKTLAVLLLTVAAWLGGGPLLLTLALGLCAVGDFCLSRDGESAFMAGVGAFAAGHLVYIFLFLGQESSDLARLVQLPQLVGVLVLAVAGLAMARLLAPRAGALKGPVLAYVPIILGMGLAALTLPLGLGLTGLALVLPAAVAFMASDIVLAFETFVLGEDHPARRITPYVVWPLYWGAQAGFLLAFL comes from the coding sequence ATGCCAGATTTTGGAAGCAGCCCGGTCGGGGATGTGTTGATTTTGGCGGCGGCGCTCTCGGCGCTCTTGTATCTCGGCCTGACTGCGCGACCTCCCACAGCGCTGCGCAGCGTGACCAAAACGCTGGCGGTGCTTTTGCTGACCGTTGCCGCATGGCTGGGGGGAGGGCCGCTGCTGCTGACCCTGGCGCTTGGCCTCTGCGCGGTTGGTGATTTCTGCCTGTCGCGCGACGGGGAAAGCGCGTTCATGGCTGGGGTGGGCGCCTTTGCGGCTGGCCATCTCGTCTATATTTTTCTGTTCCTCGGTCAGGAGAGCAGTGATCTCGCAAGGTTGGTCCAGCTGCCGCAACTGGTTGGCGTGCTGGTGCTGGCTGTGGCCGGGCTTGCCATGGCACGGCTGCTGGCGCCGCGGGCCGGTGCATTGAAGGGGCCAGTGCTGGCCTATGTGCCGATCATTCTGGGCATGGGGCTGGCGGCGCTGACCTTGCCGCTGGGCCTTGGGCTGACGGGTCTGGCGCTGGTGCTGCCGGCGGCAGTGGCCTTCATGGCCTCTGATATTGTGCTCGCGTTTGAGACCTTTGTGTTGGGCGAAGATCACCCGGCGCGGCGGATCACGCCTTATGTGGTCTGGCCGCTTTACTGGGGGGCGCAGGCGGGGTTTCTGCTGGCGTTTCTCTAG
- the purD gene encoding phosphoribosylamine--glycine ligase, translating to MNILILGSGGREHALAWAVMQNPKCDKLIVAPGNAGIAQIADCASLDIDNGGAVAAFAEENAIDFVIIGPEAPLAAGVADRLRDAGLLVFGPSEAAAKLEASKSFTKEICDAAKAPTAVYGHFTDAEAAKAHVRNHGAPTVVKADGLAAGKGVIIAMTEAEAIEAIDDMFGGAFGGAGAEVVIEEFMEGEEASLFVLVDGEDVLAIGSAQDHKRVGEGDTGPNTGGMGAYSPAPVLSAEIEAKAMEEIVKPTMRVMAERGMPYQGVLYAGLMIKDGQPRLVEYNVRFGDPECQVLMMRLGAQALDLMQAAAEGRLAETQVNWADDHAITVVMAAEGYPGSYEKGSEIKGLEALPEDSSNMVFHAGTKAEAGKMQAVGGRVLNVTARGDTLQEARDRAYAMVDGIDWPQGFFRRDIGWRALK from the coding sequence ATGAACATCCTTATCCTCGGCAGCGGCGGGCGCGAACATGCTTTGGCCTGGGCAGTGATGCAGAACCCCAAATGCGACAAACTGATCGTGGCACCGGGCAACGCCGGCATTGCCCAGATCGCCGATTGCGCCTCCCTCGACATCGACAATGGGGGCGCGGTGGCCGCATTCGCCGAGGAAAACGCCATCGATTTCGTGATCATTGGTCCCGAGGCGCCGCTTGCCGCTGGGGTTGCGGACCGGCTGCGCGACGCCGGGCTTCTGGTTTTCGGCCCGTCTGAGGCCGCGGCAAAGCTCGAAGCCTCCAAGAGTTTCACCAAGGAAATCTGCGACGCGGCAAAAGCCCCCACCGCAGTTTACGGCCATTTCACCGACGCCGAAGCGGCCAAGGCGCATGTGCGCAACCACGGCGCGCCCACAGTGGTCAAGGCTGACGGTCTGGCCGCAGGCAAGGGCGTGATCATCGCCATGACAGAAGCCGAGGCAATCGAGGCAATCGACGACATGTTCGGCGGTGCCTTTGGGGGTGCCGGCGCCGAGGTGGTGATCGAGGAATTCATGGAGGGCGAAGAAGCCTCCCTGTTTGTGCTGGTGGACGGCGAAGATGTGCTGGCCATCGGCTCCGCCCAGGATCACAAGCGCGTTGGCGAAGGCGACACCGGCCCGAACACCGGCGGCATGGGGGCCTATTCCCCCGCGCCGGTGCTGTCGGCGGAGATTGAGGCCAAAGCGATGGAAGAGATCGTAAAGCCCACCATGCGGGTGATGGCCGAGCGCGGCATGCCCTATCAGGGCGTGCTTTATGCCGGTCTGATGATCAAGGACGGGCAGCCCCGGCTGGTGGAATACAACGTCCGCTTTGGCGACCCGGAATGTCAGGTGCTGATGATGCGCCTCGGTGCGCAAGCGCTGGATCTGATGCAGGCCGCCGCTGAAGGCCGTCTGGCTGAAACACAGGTGAACTGGGCCGACGACCATGCCATCACCGTGGTAATGGCAGCGGAAGGCTATCCTGGCAGCTACGAAAAGGGATCTGAAATCAAAGGCCTGGAAGCCCTACCTGAAGACAGCAGCAATATGGTATTCCATGCAGGCACAAAGGCCGAAGCTGGCAAGATGCAGGCGGTGGGTGGCCGGGTGCTGAATGTGACCGCGCGGGGCGACACCCTGCAAGAGGCCCGTGACCGTGCCTATGCGATGGTCGATGGCATCGACTGGCCGCAAGGGTTCTTCCGTCGCGATATCGGCTGGCGCGCGCTGAAATAG
- a CDS encoding bestrophin family protein, whose amino-acid sequence MILRDKPGLMQLLFAVRGSVLPRILPRILGLSALSALVLWIDANVMRLPHTNAAPFAVFGIALSLFLGFRNNAAYDRWWEGRRLWGQLVADLRSLSREVDLFVAEPDRRAQILRLALGFLHLHRINLRKEADTSPAIRWASDDFSESPHAPCAALDALTAAVAIGADDGFARKALAERTASIALAQAGCERIATTPLPYVYSLLVFRTTYLYCLLLPFALIDGAGWLTPIFVGIVAYVFFGLAEVTEELSHPFGETVNSLPLDAICRTVERTLAPKLGQEPPPPLQPVDYYLS is encoded by the coding sequence ATGATCCTTCGTGACAAACCCGGACTGATGCAGCTGCTGTTTGCGGTGCGCGGCTCCGTCCTGCCCCGCATTCTGCCCCGGATCCTCGGGCTTTCGGCCCTGTCTGCGCTGGTATTGTGGATCGACGCCAACGTCATGCGGCTGCCCCACACAAATGCGGCGCCTTTCGCGGTTTTTGGCATCGCGCTCTCGCTGTTTCTGGGGTTTCGCAACAACGCCGCCTATGACCGCTGGTGGGAAGGGCGGCGGTTGTGGGGCCAGCTGGTAGCGGATCTGCGCAGCCTCAGCCGCGAAGTCGACCTCTTCGTTGCGGAGCCTGACAGGCGGGCGCAAATCCTGCGGCTCGCCCTTGGGTTCCTGCACCTGCACCGCATCAATCTGCGCAAGGAAGCCGACACATCCCCCGCAATCCGCTGGGCAAGCGATGATTTTTCGGAATCACCACATGCCCCTTGCGCCGCATTGGATGCGCTCACCGCAGCGGTTGCCATTGGTGCTGACGATGGGTTCGCCCGCAAGGCACTGGCCGAACGCACGGCCAGCATCGCGCTGGCGCAGGCCGGCTGTGAACGCATCGCCACCACGCCGCTGCCCTATGTCTATTCGCTGCTGGTGTTTCGCACGACCTATCTCTACTGCCTGTTGCTGCCCTTTGCGCTGATAGACGGCGCGGGCTGGCTGACACCGATATTTGTGGGCATTGTGGCCTATGTATTCTTTGGTCTTGCCGAAGTGACCGAGGAGCTGTCGCATCCCTTTGGTGAAACGGTGAATAGCCTGCCGCTGGATGCGATCTGCCGCACGGTTGAGCGGACACTGGCCCCAAAACTGGGACAGGAGCCGCCACCACCACTGCAGCCGGTGGATTACTACCTGTCCTGA
- a CDS encoding inner membrane-spanning protein YciB has product MAGKPINPTLKLALEYGPLVAFFAGYLWLRDEMFVIGGEEYRGFIIATAGFIPLMILSSLALWRLTGHISKMQVGTLIIVVLFGGLSVWFNDERFFKMKPTILYVLLGGALAIGLMRGESYLKVAMDELMPLQDAGWMILTRRLCYFFFALAVTNELVWRSLSEETWVYFKTFGLSLAMFAFFMTQARVFQAYALPDAEVDEAE; this is encoded by the coding sequence ATGGCGGGCAAACCCATCAACCCAACCCTGAAACTGGCGCTGGAATACGGCCCGCTTGTTGCGTTCTTCGCAGGCTATCTGTGGTTGCGCGACGAGATGTTTGTGATTGGTGGCGAAGAGTACCGGGGGTTTATTATTGCCACCGCAGGCTTCATCCCGCTGATGATCCTCTCAAGTCTGGCGCTGTGGCGGCTCACCGGACATATCTCCAAGATGCAGGTCGGCACGCTGATTATCGTGGTGCTGTTTGGCGGGCTGTCTGTCTGGTTCAATGATGAACGGTTTTTCAAGATGAAGCCAACGATCCTCTATGTGCTGCTGGGCGGTGCCTTGGCGATCGGTCTGATGCGGGGCGAAAGCTATCTTAAGGTGGCAATGGATGAGTTGATGCCGCTGCAGGATGCCGGCTGGATGATCCTGACCCGGCGGCTGTGTTATTTCTTCTTTGCCCTGGCGGTGACCAATGAGCTGGTCTGGCGCAGCCTGAGCGAGGAAACCTGGGTCTATTTTAAGACGTTTGGCCTGTCGTTGGCGATGTTTGCCTTCTTTATGACCCAGGCGCGGGTGTTTCAGGCCTATGCGCTGCCGGATGCAGAGGTCGATGAGGCCGAGTGA
- a CDS encoding EamA family transporter, with the protein MSDWLISLEGTEAGHHAALVLAVLAAVLHAVFGALQKGRYDPWLSRGAIDFSYGMMAMPLALFVVPWPEPHMWPIFAAVWGIHMLYKILQGLAYSKGSYTVVYPVVRGTGPLFTVIGATVLFDERFTAVQWLGVAVLLAGIFGLALYNFRNLTSNRETLGSALALAVATGVFVALYTTYDAYGIRATADPFTFLAWFFFIDGLAMPPYAYMRWRAMVPRPDPGPLMAKGLLGGVIAFGSFGAVMLATRLDKVGEAAVLRETSTVFAALIGWLVLKETVGPRRIALMALIALGAVIVEMGG; encoded by the coding sequence TTGAGCGATTGGCTGATCTCGCTGGAGGGCACGGAGGCGGGGCATCATGCCGCGTTGGTGCTCGCAGTGCTTGCGGCGGTGCTGCACGCGGTGTTTGGCGCTTTGCAAAAGGGGCGATACGATCCCTGGCTGTCGCGCGGGGCAATTGATTTTTCCTACGGGATGATGGCGATGCCATTGGCGCTGTTCGTGGTGCCCTGGCCGGAACCACATATGTGGCCAATCTTTGCGGCCGTCTGGGGGATCCATATGCTCTACAAGATCCTGCAGGGGCTGGCTTACAGTAAGGGCAGCTATACTGTGGTCTATCCAGTGGTGCGCGGCACCGGGCCGCTGTTCACAGTGATTGGCGCCACGGTGCTGTTCGATGAGCGGTTTACGGCGGTACAGTGGCTGGGGGTTGCTGTCTTGCTGGCAGGTATCTTTGGTCTGGCGCTCTACAACTTCCGCAATCTGACCAGCAATCGCGAGACACTTGGCAGTGCGTTGGCACTGGCTGTGGCCACCGGTGTCTTCGTGGCGCTTTATACCACTTATGATGCCTATGGCATCCGGGCGACTGCGGATCCTTTCACCTTTCTGGCGTGGTTTTTCTTCATCGATGGGCTGGCGATGCCGCCCTATGCCTACATGCGTTGGCGCGCGATGGTGCCACGCCCTGACCCGGGCCCCTTGATGGCCAAGGGGCTGCTCGGAGGTGTGATCGCCTTCGGTTCCTTTGGGGCGGTGATGCTGGCCACGCGGCTGGACAAGGTGGGCGAAGCGGCGGTGTTGCGCGAGACATCGACCGTGTTTGCGGCCCTGATTGGCTGGCTGGTCCTGAAAGAGACGGTCGGTCCGCGCCGGATTGCGCTGATGGCTTTGATCGCGCTGGGGGCCGTGATAGTGGAGATGGGCGGCTGA
- the ftsY gene encoding signal recognition particle-docking protein FtsY yields MAFFSKLKDRLFKSSNKLEEGLDAIVEEGAEDAAPQQSVPEKTPEVPPSTPPVEVPAEQPVEAPKAPPVEVPSEAPSEIPVDAPAEIPAQTHEQSPRPAEPMTKPAEPVTKPAEPMAKPSIKPTAAPNPTPATPGLLGRLMGRGKADEPRRALDDDMLEQLEDLLVGADMGVDTALRVTANMAEGRFGKRLSTREIKELLAAEVSRIMEPVARPMPIYAKRPQVVLVVGVNGSGKTTTIGKLASQFKAVGKKVVIAAGDTFRAAAVEQLQVWGDRAGVPVLTAPEGSDPASLAFDAMTRAQEEGADLLMIDTAGRLQNRADLMEELAKIVRVIQKKDPSAPHNTLLVLDATTGQNALNQVDTFQKLADVSGLVMTKLDGTAKGGVLVALADRFGLPIHAIGVGEQIDDLAPFDPEDFAAALTGLEKS; encoded by the coding sequence ATGGCGTTTTTCTCAAAACTGAAGGACCGGCTGTTCAAGTCGTCGAACAAGCTTGAGGAAGGGCTGGATGCCATCGTTGAGGAGGGCGCAGAGGATGCCGCCCCACAACAGTCCGTACCGGAAAAGACGCCCGAGGTGCCGCCGTCCACACCGCCGGTCGAGGTCCCAGCTGAACAGCCTGTTGAGGCACCAAAGGCCCCACCTGTGGAGGTGCCGTCTGAAGCGCCGTCTGAGATCCCCGTAGATGCCCCTGCTGAGATCCCGGCCCAGACGCACGAACAATCGCCCCGCCCGGCGGAACCCATGACGAAACCGGCGGAGCCCGTGACGAAACCGGCGGAGCCGATGGCGAAACCATCGATCAAGCCGACGGCCGCGCCTAACCCAACTCCGGCAACGCCTGGGCTCTTGGGGCGTCTGATGGGGCGCGGCAAAGCGGATGAGCCGCGCCGGGCGCTGGATGATGACATGCTGGAGCAGCTGGAGGACCTTCTGGTCGGGGCAGATATGGGCGTTGATACCGCGCTGCGTGTCACCGCCAATATGGCTGAGGGTCGATTTGGCAAACGGCTGTCCACCCGCGAGATCAAGGAACTGCTGGCCGCAGAAGTTTCCCGGATCATGGAGCCGGTGGCCCGCCCGATGCCGATCTATGCAAAACGGCCGCAGGTGGTGCTGGTGGTGGGGGTTAACGGCTCCGGTAAGACCACCACGATCGGTAAGCTTGCCAGCCAGTTTAAGGCCGTGGGCAAGAAGGTGGTGATTGCGGCTGGCGACACCTTCCGCGCGGCAGCAGTGGAGCAGCTGCAGGTCTGGGGAGATCGCGCGGGCGTACCGGTCCTGACCGCACCGGAAGGGTCTGATCCGGCCAGCCTGGCTTTCGATGCGATGACCCGCGCGCAGGAAGAGGGCGCGGATCTGTTGATGATCGATACTGCTGGCCGCCTGCAAAACCGCGCCGACCTGATGGAAGAGCTGGCAAAAATCGTGCGGGTGATCCAGAAAAAAGACCCCAGCGCGCCACATAATACGCTTTTGGTTCTGGATGCCACCACCGGGCAAAACGCGTTGAACCAGGTCGATACCTTCCAGAAATTGGCGGATGTGTCGGGGCTGGTGATGACCAAACTGGACGGCACGGCCAAGGGGGGCGTTCTGGTGGCGCTGGCAGACCGCTTTGGCCTGCCAATCCATGCCATTGGCGTGGGTGAGCAGATCGACGATCTGGCTCCCTTCGATCCCGAAGACTTCGCCGCCGCACTAACGGGTCTGGAGAAATCCTGA
- a CDS encoding FG-GAP repeat domain-containing protein, which translates to MLSGSQARRSLSRAWPRFMRRAARALRLWQAVVGGDGAKRSDFAGICGVVLPLVLSVGAGAAANAHPVLTDAQFEGPVTHYPHGVLGDRIEYSAMVLRDSRGHSHRIDLPVGGAVFEDLSPRLWDVTGDGQPEAVVVESDPQAGAQLAIYGLRGGALHKIAATPHIGTRFRWLAPVAAADLDGDGHIEIAYIDRPHLAKTLRVWRYRNGALQQVAQKVGLTNHRIGEDYITSGLRDCGAGPELITVDAGWTRIMATSLVAGRLISRDIGVFSNRDQLTAGLHCLDPA; encoded by the coding sequence ATGCTGTCGGGGTCTCAGGCGCGGCGTTCTCTGTCGCGGGCCTGGCCCCGGTTCATGCGCCGCGCAGCGCGGGCCTTGCGTCTGTGGCAGGCGGTGGTTGGTGGCGACGGCGCCAAACGGTCGGATTTCGCCGGGATCTGCGGCGTTGTCCTGCCGCTTGTTCTTAGCGTTGGTGCCGGAGCAGCCGCGAACGCGCATCCGGTCCTGACAGACGCGCAGTTCGAAGGGCCGGTCACCCATTATCCGCACGGGGTCTTGGGGGATCGCATTGAGTATTCTGCGATGGTGCTGCGGGACAGCCGTGGGCACAGCCATCGCATCGACCTGCCTGTCGGCGGAGCTGTCTTTGAGGATCTGTCACCGCGACTGTGGGATGTGACCGGAGATGGTCAGCCGGAGGCGGTGGTTGTTGAAAGCGATCCGCAGGCCGGCGCACAGCTGGCAATCTATGGCCTGCGCGGCGGGGCATTGCACAAGATCGCGGCAACCCCGCATATCGGCACCCGGTTTCGCTGGCTTGCGCCGGTTGCTGCGGCGGATCTGGACGGCGACGGCCATATCGAGATCGCTTATATTGACCGACCGCATCTGGCCAAGACCCTGAGGGTCTGGCGCTACCGGAACGGGGCGTTGCAGCAGGTGGCGCAGAAGGTGGGGTTGACCAATCACCGCATCGGCGAGGATTATATCACCTCCGGGCTGCGTGACTGCGGGGCCGGGCCTGAGCTGATCACGGTTGATGCCGGGTGGACGCGCATCATGGCAACGTCGCTGGTGGCCGGTCGGTTGATCAGCCGTGATATCGGCGTGTTTTCGAACCGGGACCAATTGACGGCGGGCTTGCACTGCCTGGACCCGGCATAG
- a CDS encoding DUF1217 domain-containing protein, with product MTFSPYVLGTGIAGWNFLDRTRVQQQQIFEKSPILDRAVQDFTQKIEGIQSSDQLLDDYNVLKVALGAFGLDEDINNRAFIKKVLDSDLSEPTSFANRLNDNRYLGLAQTFGFGNDAGPQLPSSSVEKPYANVASPEDLLSNQTLLNQALDDFGLKKYAGNEFFLMRVLESDTTDPASFVNRLSDSKLADFANAFQFNQPPEYTSSMEALVGEFNAMNDGNGPANANELLENEDLLKAVVDSFDLEYTNTIFLKRMLESNPYDPDSPVNQQEDPRYLAMSRAFGFGISDINSFTSPEELLAQPQLLEDALEQFNLSNPGEQYIRDVLESDLSDPNSFVNQPSNLAFYDFAEAFQNEWPSAPSRMQVLADEVGGKLAGYEQPQQFVFDFDAFEAGLDVFNISERELDFDVMIKAFESDLSSEISYANLHRDPNLKAMAHAFAFNPGGSDHTYPAGFAQEIADLYKDRNFEIAIGESDPNMRLALSLERELQSIADAGGSEDAHWFGIIGSPPLKSMFETALGLPASFGQLDVDRQVNEMKERAQTSFGTTHPADLLEPETLDAFRNRFLLLSGLNSDQAANGFSNPIFTLFQ from the coding sequence GTGACCTTTTCACCCTATGTGCTGGGCACCGGTATCGCCGGATGGAATTTCCTGGACCGAACCCGTGTCCAACAGCAGCAGATTTTTGAGAAATCGCCAATCCTGGATCGGGCGGTGCAGGATTTCACCCAGAAGATCGAGGGTATCCAAAGCTCGGATCAGCTGCTCGATGACTATAATGTGCTGAAGGTCGCGCTGGGGGCCTTTGGCCTTGATGAAGATATCAACAACCGCGCGTTTATCAAAAAGGTGCTGGATTCCGATCTGTCGGAGCCGACGTCATTTGCCAACCGCCTGAACGATAACCGCTATCTCGGTCTTGCTCAGACCTTTGGCTTTGGCAATGATGCAGGGCCGCAGTTGCCCAGCTCCAGTGTTGAAAAACCCTATGCCAATGTCGCCAGCCCGGAGGATCTGCTGTCCAACCAGACCCTGCTTAATCAGGCGCTGGACGATTTTGGTCTGAAAAAATACGCGGGCAACGAGTTCTTTCTCATGCGGGTGCTGGAATCCGACACCACCGATCCTGCGTCGTTTGTGAACCGGCTGAGCGACAGCAAGCTGGCCGATTTCGCCAATGCGTTTCAGTTCAATCAGCCACCTGAGTACACCAGCAGCATGGAGGCGCTGGTGGGGGAATTCAATGCCATGAATGATGGCAATGGCCCTGCCAATGCGAATGAGTTGTTGGAAAATGAGGACCTGTTGAAGGCGGTCGTCGACAGCTTCGATCTGGAATATACCAATACCATCTTCCTCAAGCGGATGCTGGAATCCAATCCATATGATCCGGATTCACCGGTGAACCAGCAGGAGGATCCGCGCTATCTGGCGATGTCGCGGGCCTTTGGCTTTGGCATTTCCGACATCAATAGTTTTACCAGCCCGGAGGAGCTGCTGGCGCAGCCCCAGCTGCTGGAAGATGCGCTGGAGCAGTTCAATCTCAGCAACCCCGGTGAACAATATATCCGGGATGTGCTGGAGTCGGATCTGTCGGATCCGAATTCCTTCGTGAACCAGCCAAGCAATCTTGCCTTCTATGACTTTGCCGAAGCCTTTCAGAATGAGTGGCCAAGCGCGCCCAGCCGGATGCAGGTGCTGGCCGATGAGGTGGGTGGCAAATTGGCGGGCTATGAACAGCCACAACAGTTTGTCTTTGATTTCGACGCCTTTGAGGCGGGGCTTGATGTGTTCAATATCAGTGAGCGGGAGCTGGATTTTGACGTAATGATCAAGGCGTTTGAATCCGATCTCTCCTCCGAGATTTCATATGCAAACCTGCACCGCGATCCGAACCTCAAGGCAATGGCGCATGCTTTTGCCTTCAATCCGGGGGGCAGTGATCACACCTATCCGGCTGGCTTTGCACAGGAAATCGCAGATCTATACAAGGATCGGAATTTCGAAATCGCTATCGGAGAAAGTGACCCGAACATGCGTCTGGCGCTGTCGCTGGAGCGTGAGTTACAGTCGATCGCGGATGCGGGGGGCAGCGAAGATGCGCATTGGTTCGGGATCATCGGATCGCCGCCGCTCAAATCCATGTTCGAGACGGCGCTTGGCCTGCCTGCGAGTTTTGGACAGCTTGATGTCGACCGTCAGGTGAATGAGATGAAAGAGCGTGCGCAGACATCCTTTGGCACGACGCATCCGGCTGATCTGTTGGAGCCGGAGACATTGGACGCGTTTCGCAACCGCTTTCTGCTTCTGAGCGGGCTGAACAGCGATCAGGCGGCAAATGGGTTCAGTAATCCGATCTTCACCCTGTTCCAATAG
- the xseA gene encoding exodeoxyribonuclease VII large subunit, protein MSDLFDDPAPSDRPGQNAPEFTVSEISGEVKRTLEGTFGRIRVKGEVGRVFKARSGHLYYDIKDDRSVLACTTWKGQIASLSVVPEEGLEVVVTGRLTAFGGQSKYNMNVDEVAVAGQGALMALLEKRKKQLEAEGLFAPERKKPLPYLPEIIGVVTSPSGAVIRDILHRLRDRFPRKVLVWPVAVQGANCAPEVARAIEGFNQLTPGGALPRPDLIIVARGGGSIEDLWGFNEETVARAVANSQIPLISAVGHETDTTLIDFVSDRRAPTPTAAAELAVPVRLELLGWTENQGARLVRSAGQAVQQRRQRLNDLARALPKPDTLLETPRQRLDRVSERLPDALIRGVERRRLRLSEAAAALRPSTLRQLVGARQDRLRNLSSRLTLRPIQQDLARQHDRIGQLTQRLEAVQTQRLDRHRQRLEATGRQLEILSYKATLERGYAVVRSDDGVITRAAEAATQPRLRIEFADAEIDVTPAEAGGGDGVTPPAKAPGAPKSEGSKAVKRPSGKAPPDDQGSLF, encoded by the coding sequence ATGTCAGACCTGTTTGATGATCCAGCCCCATCCGACCGGCCCGGGCAGAATGCCCCCGAATTCACCGTTTCGGAGATCTCCGGCGAGGTGAAGCGTACGCTGGAGGGGACCTTCGGCCGCATTCGGGTAAAGGGCGAGGTGGGCCGGGTGTTCAAGGCGCGCTCCGGGCATCTCTATTACGATATCAAGGATGATCGTTCAGTGCTGGCCTGCACCACGTGGAAAGGGCAGATCGCGAGCCTCTCCGTGGTGCCGGAAGAGGGGCTGGAGGTGGTTGTCACCGGTCGGCTGACAGCGTTCGGCGGGCAGTCGAAGTACAACATGAACGTCGATGAGGTCGCGGTGGCCGGGCAGGGCGCGCTGATGGCGCTCCTGGAAAAGCGCAAGAAGCAGCTGGAGGCCGAGGGCCTGTTTGCGCCCGAGCGTAAGAAACCGTTGCCGTATCTGCCGGAGATCATCGGGGTGGTGACCTCGCCCTCGGGGGCCGTGATCCGCGATATCCTGCACCGGCTGCGCGACCGTTTCCCGCGCAAGGTGCTGGTCTGGCCGGTAGCGGTGCAGGGCGCCAACTGCGCGCCGGAAGTGGCCCGCGCCATCGAGGGGTTTAATCAGCTGACACCGGGGGGCGCGCTGCCACGGCCGGATCTGATCATTGTGGCCCGTGGCGGTGGCTCGATCGAGGATCTGTGGGGCTTTAACGAGGAAACCGTCGCCCGGGCTGTCGCGAACAGTCAGATTCCGCTGATCTCAGCCGTGGGGCATGAGACGGATACCACATTGATTGATTTTGTGTCCGACCGTCGCGCGCCGACCCCTACCGCTGCAGCGGAGCTGGCAGTGCCGGTGCGGCTGGAACTGCTGGGCTGGACTGAGAATCAGGGGGCGCGGCTGGTGCGCTCTGCCGGGCAAGCGGTGCAGCAGCGACGGCAGCGGCTGAACGATCTCGCGCGGGCTCTGCCAAAGCCCGATACGCTGTTGGAAACGCCACGCCAACGGTTGGACCGGGTGTCTGAACGGCTGCCCGATGCGTTGATCCGGGGGGTGGAGCGTCGCCGCCTGCGGCTGAGCGAGGCCGCTGCGGCGCTCCGGCCCAGCACGCTGCGCCAACTGGTCGGTGCCCGTCAGGACCGGCTGCGCAATCTCTCGTCGCGGCTGACGTTGCGCCCGATCCAGCAGGATCTTGCCCGTCAACATGATCGCATTGGCCAGCTGACGCAGCGGCTTGAGGCCGTGCAGACACAGCGGCTGGACCGACACCGGCAGCGGCTGGAGGCAACAGGTCGACAGCTGGAGATCCTCAGCTACAAGGCCACGCTGGAGCGCGGCTACGCGGTGGTGCGCAGCGATGACGGTGTTATCACCCGCGCAGCAGAGGCGGCTACCCAGCCACGGTTGCGGATCGAATTTGCCGATGCAGAGATTGACGTGACGCCTGCGGAGGCAGGGGGCGGAGACGGGGTGACGCCGCCCGCAAAGGCACCCGGCGCGCCCAAATCAGAAGGGTCCAAAGCAGTGAAACGCCCAAGCGGCAAGGCGCCGCCGGATGATCAGGGGTCGCTGTTCTAA